The Chryseobacterium geocarposphaerae genome window below encodes:
- a CDS encoding fibronectin type III domain-containing protein: MRKNQPALVLGALGLFASSFALAQNYQKMPVQSGFNEDVIANGIGSALSSTTSILDGDSFVFVAKDFQATATSAPITYGVPVDGIINSVVTTTPGLSYQLGNLSGPNSLRLSTANPTGTITFTTPKAAFTLYMLATGGSGASTQNVTVNFSDGTNQQFTGISISDWYDGAGFAVQGLGRINRTNNTLESSSTNPRMYQLALPINAANQAKLIQSVTITKTSTTATFPNIFAFSVDEYSTCVPPTLQAAGSITANSATISWTAPTGSTPASYDIYYSTSNTIPSSTATPNFAGETGTSKTIPSLNPNTVYYYWVRSNCSTGTSQSSWSFGGTFKTACGAMTSMVENFDSYTTGNIVPDCWVRNAGTGSMTISSTSPASGTRNIYQNVSSTGTPSTVVLPEFSNINAGTNWLRFKAKVSSATGTLKVGYVTNPTDASTFVLLQALSITNTTYTNSEYTVIVPNTVPANARLAIQNTADAKSYYWDDVYWEPLPSCFAPTTITSSNVASFSATIGWTAPSTAPANGYDVYYSTSNVAPTSSTVLNSTNSVPATTTSAQLTTLASSTTYYIWVRSNCSSTDKSTWTGPISITTPSFCPTVTAPAAGATGVSVTPSITWNAVTGAAGYRLTVGTTAGGTDVLNNIDVGNVTTYPFTISLAFNTKYYYTVNAYAGGQTSSSCTENNFTTACTSIGTPYVLDFESVTTPALPGCTYNVNAGTGNNWTTADAPTDCPGLSTKVLRYAWNSSNAANTWFFTQGLNLTAGTQYTISYKYGNNSTTYVEKLKVAFGTSATAAAMVNAIADYPSINDKTAHTASVNFTVPTTGIYYFGFNAYSTANQYYLYVDDISVNNANLATSEVSANKNTVQAYPNPFTDVLNISDIKNVKSVSVMDIAGRLIKNIEKPSSTLHLGDLKEGLYLVVLNMNDGSKQTIKAIKK, encoded by the coding sequence ATGAGAAAAAATCAACCAGCTCTTGTGCTTGGTGCATTAGGACTATTTGCCAGTTCTTTTGCCTTAGCACAAAACTATCAGAAAATGCCTGTTCAGTCAGGGTTTAACGAAGATGTTATTGCAAATGGAATAGGTAGTGCATTAAGTTCTACTACAAGTATTCTAGATGGAGATTCTTTTGTTTTTGTAGCTAAAGATTTCCAGGCCACAGCAACGAGTGCACCAATCACTTACGGAGTTCCGGTGGATGGTATTATCAATTCAGTAGTGACTACTACACCGGGATTGAGTTATCAGTTAGGGAATCTTAGTGGACCAAATTCTTTGAGGCTTTCTACTGCTAATCCAACAGGAACAATCACTTTTACAACGCCTAAAGCCGCTTTTACATTGTATATGTTGGCTACGGGAGGAAGCGGGGCTTCAACACAAAACGTAACAGTGAATTTCTCAGACGGAACAAATCAGCAATTTACAGGAATTTCTATTTCTGACTGGTATGATGGAGCCGGATTTGCTGTTCAAGGTTTAGGTAGGATTAACAGAACTAATAATACATTGGAGTCTAGTAGTACCAATCCGAGAATGTACCAACTGGCACTACCGATTAATGCTGCTAACCAGGCTAAACTGATTCAAAGCGTAACTATTACAAAAACATCTACAACAGCAACATTCCCTAATATTTTTGCTTTTTCAGTGGATGAATACTCAACTTGTGTGCCACCTACATTACAGGCAGCCGGGTCAATTACCGCTAATTCAGCTACAATTTCATGGACGGCTCCTACGGGATCAACACCGGCAAGTTATGATATTTACTATAGTACCTCGAATACAATTCCATCCAGTACTGCTACTCCGAATTTTGCGGGAGAAACGGGAACTTCCAAAACTATTCCGAGCTTGAATCCAAATACGGTTTACTATTATTGGGTAAGATCCAACTGCAGTACAGGAACAAGCCAGAGCTCATGGTCTTTTGGCGGTACATTTAAAACAGCTTGTGGTGCCATGACTTCTATGGTTGAAAATTTTGATTCCTATACTACAGGAAATATCGTTCCTGATTGCTGGGTAAGGAATGCAGGTACAGGAAGTATGACAATCTCTTCAACCAGTCCGGCTTCTGGAACTAGAAATATCTATCAAAATGTTTCCTCAACCGGAACTCCAAGTACTGTTGTATTGCCAGAGTTTTCTAATATAAATGCAGGAACAAATTGGTTAAGATTTAAAGCGAAAGTAAGTTCGGCAACCGGAACTTTAAAAGTGGGGTATGTAACTAACCCTACAGATGCTTCTACCTTTGTTTTATTGCAAGCTTTAAGTATAACTAATACTACTTATACCAATTCGGAATATACAGTAATAGTTCCTAATACTGTTCCTGCTAATGCAAGGTTAGCTATTCAGAACACAGCGGATGCTAAATCATATTACTGGGATGATGTTTATTGGGAGCCGTTGCCTTCTTGTTTTGCGCCAACTACAATTACATCATCAAATGTAGCTTCATTCTCAGCTACAATCGGATGGACAGCTCCATCAACAGCACCTGCAAATGGATACGATGTATATTATAGTACGTCGAATGTAGCTCCTACTTCAAGTACAGTTTTAAATTCTACAAATTCTGTACCTGCTACTACGACTTCCGCTCAATTGACAACCTTAGCGTCTAGTACAACTTATTATATTTGGGTGAGATCAAATTGTAGTTCTACAGATAAAAGTACATGGACGGGGCCAATTTCTATTACGACTCCATCATTCTGTCCAACAGTAACAGCGCCTGCAGCTGGGGCAACGGGAGTTTCCGTAACACCATCAATTACTTGGAATGCTGTTACCGGAGCAGCAGGATATAGATTAACGGTAGGTACTACGGCAGGAGGAACAGATGTTTTAAATAACATAGATGTCGGAAATGTCACTACTTATCCGTTTACTATTTCTTTAGCATTTAATACAAAGTATTATTACACTGTTAATGCTTATGCTGGAGGGCAGACTTCATCATCTTGTACAGAAAATAATTTTACTACTGCATGTACAAGTATAGGTACTCCTTATGTTTTAGATTTTGAAAGTGTAACAACACCTGCACTTCCTGGCTGTACGTATAATGTGAATGCAGGAACTGGAAATAACTGGACGACAGCAGATGCTCCTACAGATTGCCCGGGACTTTCAACTAAGGTATTAAGATATGCTTGGAATAGTTCAAACGCTGCAAATACTTGGTTCTTTACTCAAGGATTGAATTTAACGGCTGGAACACAGTACACAATCTCCTATAAATATGGGAATAATTCTACTACATATGTAGAAAAGCTAAAAGTAGCCTTTGGTACTTCGGCAACTGCAGCAGCCATGGTTAATGCTATAGCAGATTATCCGAGTATTAATGACAAAACAGCTCATACAGCGTCTGTTAATTTTACAGTGCCTACAACGGGAATCTATTATTTTGGGTTTAATGCTTATTCAACTGCAAATCAGTATTATTTATATGTTGATGATATTAGCGTTAATAATGCAAATTTGGCAACATCTGAAGTTTCAGCAAATAAGAATACTGTTCAGGCATATCCAAATCCATTCACAGATGTTTTAAATATTTCCGATATCAAAAATGTAAAATCTGTTTCAGTAATGGATATTGCGGGAAGACTTATTAAAAACATTGAAAAACCTTCATCAACTCTTCATCTGGGAGATTTAAAAGAAGGATTGTATTTAGTGGTTCTGAACATGAACGACGGTTCTAAGCAGACCATAAAAGCAATTAAGAAATAG